Below is a window of Paraburkholderia azotifigens DNA.
TTCGAGCGTTTCGTCGAGCGGCGTGTCGCGGTCGTCGGAGTGCAGCTGGTAGAGGTCGACGTAATCGGTGTTGAGGCGGCGCAGCGAATCGTCGATCGCGTCGAGCAGATGCTTGCGCGATGCGCCCTGATTCCATGGATGCGGACCGACCTTGCCGACGGCTTTCGTCGCGAGGATGAAACGCTCGCGCTTGCCTTTGAGCCAGCGTCCGATGATCTCCTCGGTGCGGCCCGCAAGATTTTCGCCGCCGCCTAGCGGATAGACGTCGGCGGTATCGATGAAATTGATGCCGGCATCCGTTGCCTTGTCGAGAATGCCACGCGATACGTCTTCTTCCGTTTGCAAGCCGAACGTCATGGTTCCGAGACACAAACGCGAGACAGTCAGGCCTGTATGGCCGAATTTGCGGTATTGCATGATCGACTCCGCGAGAAGGGATAATGTGAGGTTGAGTGGAGCGGGTTGAAAAGCAGAAGAGAGAGCATAGCGGCTATTGCGAATCGGCGTCGGTACGCTGGCGCGACGCATACATTGTGCTGACAGCGTAGTGCGCCGTGCAGCGAAAACTTTTTCAGGGCGTCAGGTCAAAACGGTTTTGTCGCCTGTCGAGGCTTCATCTCTGATGCGTGTCGAAAGAAGCGAAAACGCACAACACGCACACGGCCGTATGCATGCACGCGCAGTGCTTGCGGGCGCGGCCGTTGCCACCGCAGCTGATCGCGTGCGCCATCGTCATCAAAAGAAAAAGAGGCAATGCGCGTGTGGCCGACCCGGCCAGGCACGTCGATCTGGACCTCTACGCGGGGCGCTGGTATGAGTTCGCGCGCTATGACAATCGTTTCGAACGCGGCCGCGATTACGTCACGGCCGACTATGCGAAGCGCGACGATGGCCTTATCAGCGTGATCAACATCGGTCACGAAGGTGGCGCGGACGGACTGCGACGGATCGCGCGCGGCAAGGCGCGCGTGACGCACGATTCGAACAACGCCAAGCTGAAGCTGTCGTTCTTCGGACCGTTCTATGTCGGCGACTGCTGGGTGCTCGATCACGGCGACGACTATCGGTGGTCGATCGTCGGTGAGCCGTGCGGAACGTATCTGTGGATACTCACGCGTGACGCGAAACCCGCGGTCGAACTGCAACGTGCGCTGCTCGAACGCGTGCGTGAGTTGGGATATGACGTGTCGATGTTGCGGCGAACGCAGCAGTGAAGCGCGCTTGGAAGCCCGTTGAAAATTTTTCTATCGCCCTTTCCTTTTTGTGTAAACGTGCGCCGTACGTCCCTCAATTGAGGTCAGCGAAGCATGCCGAACGCGGTAACACTTCCCTTCGATTAACGAGTCATCGCGCAATAACTTCCGCTTTCCCGCATCGGCACGGATTTCGCATCGAAGGCGATATTGCGACTCCGTACCGATCTGCGCAGATCGGTACGGTTTTTCCAAC
It encodes the following:
- a CDS encoding lipocalin family protein yields the protein MHAQCLRARPLPPQLIACAIVIKRKRGNARVADPARHVDLDLYAGRWYEFARYDNRFERGRDYVTADYAKRDDGLISVINIGHEGGADGLRRIARGKARVTHDSNNAKLKLSFFGPFYVGDCWVLDHGDDYRWSIVGEPCGTYLWILTRDAKPAVELQRALLERVRELGYDVSMLRRTQQ